gaaattgatgatttgcggaaaacattaattttttgtttccatttgaagaaaagtgctgcagagtcgcatcgaatgcttgtcaaaacatatggtgatcatgctgTATCCAAAGTTAAGTGCAAAAGATGGTTACAACttttcagagataatgatttggatctgaaaaatgaagaacgtggaagaccaccaaaaaactttgaagacgccgaactgcaagcaagattggatgaagatgatactttgagttaaaagcaaatggcaaccatgttaaatgttgcacaacaaacaatttcagaccgtttgaaagttttgggaaagatccaaaagtgtggaaaatgggtatcacatgaattgaatgacaGACAAATGGAAAGccgaaaaacacttgtgaaattttgcttcaaagacacgaaagaaaatcaCTCTTACATCAAATTGTCACTGGCGaggaaaaatggatttattttgaGAATCTCTGTGTTTGGTgagatcagaagggtgtggtatataaTGGTttctaaaacctggtgaaacttttaatactaatcgctacagacaacaaataatgaatttgaaccatgcattgatcgaaaaacgaccagaatgggccAGAAAACACGGCAAAGAAATTTTGTTACAtgacaatgcacctgcacacaaagcaaaatcggttcaggaacaatcaaagtacttgtcTGGGAGCTGCTATCTCACCCGCCATATTTACCATACttggcaccttccgattaccatttgttttcatctatgggacacgcattggctgggcagcacttcgattcccaCGTAGAAGTCGAAAATTGAGTGTCTGATTGATTTGCCTCAAAtgacgaacatttctattggcatggtatccacaaattgccaaaaAGGTGATCAAAATGAGTAAAAAGCAATGGCTAATACTTTGAATAAATCTTGTTAGTTGCCAtccaaaattagtatttcattttctcaaaaattcaCAATTCATACCGGTACACCGGTAGTAAttgatttattacatttttagtagtttttaagataatCGTCGTAATGGGCGTCGTTATCAATCGATTTTTTCTACCGAAAATTttggtgatatagcttgaatggttagGGAGACGCCCATTTGCAgctaagttatggcaatttatagattttcgatATATGGGGTTTTGTGGGCGTGCTAGTTTTCCAATTACgctcatctacgaactcgtccacTCTTTTTTGAAAAGgaacgtgtacaaagtttcatcacgacatcttaatatttattcaagttacagcttacacaaacagacagacggacagacagatatccggatttcaactcgtttcgtcatcccgaacttatatatattattcgcATTtcggtatgtatgtaaaatgcgTTAAATGGCTtaatcagagaatgtaaataaatttatttatttttatttacggtTGTTCCATTCAAAAGCGGGCAAAACATCGCAATATTACTGCTGCATATTTTCAGGCTGGATGCAAGCGCACAGGGTGGCGTATTAGTTTGAACAATTTATGGTTAATGTGTTGGTATGCAAGCCTTTCATAttcattttgttttacattttagaCATCCTGGTGAAATAgcggaaatagaaataaagcacctgagcagatttgtgatagGTGCAGCGGGATTTGCCGTCTAACTTAACCAAACCTTACCAATCTTCGAAATCACCTTCTTCAACAGAGCCTCTACGGGCGTCAATCATTCCAGCAACTCGTGCTAtctgaaacaaaataataaatttttagcctaacttaaattttgcaataaattatttatacaacgTAAAAAGATAGTACGTAGTTTCCTAGACAATATTACTGTGAAGTTAACGTTAAAATTTCAAGTGGGTAGTTGCGATAGAGTCTGAGTACCTTCGCCGCCCGATTCGAAAAATTCAGAAAACGTCCTGAAGCGGACTGCGCCCATTGCTTTGGCACTACAGGATTGCACAGGAACCACCAATTGACTAATGTTTTTAAGACCTTAAAGTGAACTTTAAGcgaaaaaatttccatttctttTAATAACACACTAGCCTAATGGCTTAATGAAAGAAGTAACGTCTTGTTTTTGCTTATCACAAACAATATTCATTTTTCCGTCTGGGAAATTCGTGTCGAACTGCTTATCTGTTTTCATATATGTCACACAGAGACTTTGAACAGCAAATAAGTAGTAATGGTGCACTAAACAAATCCATTGCACAAGGAAGTAACATATTTAAATAGGGTACTTAAATGTATTCCAAAGGTGTTCTCTTTCAGCCAAAACCCAAATACAAGTGTAATGGAGTTCTCCATTGTTGTCCAcaatgcattttaattttttatatttacagtcTGCCAATTAAATGTACATACTTTTTAACGTACTTTTCATTGAAAATACAAGGTTTAGTTTTTGTAGTATATTCGTTCGAAAGGACCTTTTTATGAGGTTCAAAAGTAGCGACTGGAGTGAAGGATAAAGTTAAAGAGGCAGTAGCCCCTCTTTAACAATATTAGTCGAATGTTTCAGGTCAATGTTTTCTAGGAAGTACGAACCCACACTCAGGTTCAAATTATTTGCTGATAGCCTCAAGTTATAACTATCcctattggatataatatcgtCCCTGGTAAGCTCACATTATTTcatttgcaaacaaatattcCGCTACACTGTGCGCCATAAGTCATTGACACGCCAAGCTCTAGTCAGCTGTTATTTGGCGGCACTTTTGATTTCGACGATTAAGTTTTGTTACTCCGCAATTCGGCGCTCGCCCTTTGGCGCACTACGAACTGGCATTTACTTTGTTATGATgtgcaaattaaacaaaatgcgAGGAAAAGCAAGCGCTATCATAACGGTAATTGCGACATTACGCTGTCTTTTGTTTTTACTCTTGCAAATATGAGCTTATGATTAGATCATAAGCGGAGCATTGCTGAAGCCATGGCTTGTGCTTTTATGAGCGCTCGTTGTCGGCTTCTGTCATTTGTAAAGGTTTTGTAATGTctatattattatcttattattacttttgttgCTTGAAAATTGACATAATTGTTGCtgtaatacattttaattaagtaaTACTTTTGTGACAAACAATTAAATGTAGTTCAGTGGATTTCACACACACTTCGGAATGCATTACGGAAATGCGACGCTTGCGTGCGGCATTATAGCTAACTACTACATAGATATCGCAAGTATGTGTAGGCACGAATGAGAGCCTAGTGGCAGCTTATCAAGATTATTTTTTCCAAAGAAACACcagaatttaataatataaattaatttaatttagcacatttttttctttaaaaatatggtaacaacttaaataaaaatattttttataacaaaatgatTGTCAAACATAATTTATGATGAGCGTActaggtacatatatgtatgtatatgtatatataaatatgcatgtacttCGATGTAAAATGAAAGGCGTGAGGTGATTTGGGCGGCGAGCAACTTATTGACCTTACAATGGTGTCAGCCTTGGTTTCTGCAATGAAAGCTACTCAACTGCTCCGCCTCTCTGGTTTGGTGGACTAGAATAAATATGCCTAATCTAAAGTGCGTCTATAACAACATTAGAaaacatatttatgcattttcttAAGAAACTATACTTTGGTGGCGCCCCAATACACGCTCATTTTCGTTTGTACCAACCGCTACCGCCGCCACTGCCGGAGGCCGCCCAACCACCACTACCGGACGATTGCCAGCCACCACCACCGCTTGCTGGTGCATAGTTGTAGCCACCACCGCCGCCGCTACCGCCACTTGCGTCTCCATGTGAGCCAGCTGCTGCGGCAATAACAGCAGTATCGAGGTGACCGCCACCGCTGCTACCGCCATAACCACCACCGCTGCTGTAGCTGCTACCACCGTCATAACCGCCACCGCCATagccgccaccaccaccactgtGTGAGTCGCTGGCAGCTGCTACGGCAGCTATATTAGCGATGGAATGTGAGTCCCCACCGCTGCTGTAGCCGCCACCGCTGCTATAACCGCCGCTGCTACCATGTGAAGATGAACTGGCAGCAGCTGCGGCTGCCGCTATGTGTGCGTCATCATGACCGCCTCCGCTACCGCCATAGCCACCGCCGCCATAACCACCACCGCCGCTGCTGTGCGAACCACTAGATGCTGCTATGGCTGCTATTTTCGCCAAATGTGCGTCACCGCCACTACTGTCGCCATAGCCACCGCCGCCATAACCACCACCGCCGCTGCTGTGCGAACCACTAGATGTTGCTATGGCTGCAATTTTAGCCAAATGTGAGTCCCCGCCACTGCTGCCACCATGATCACCGCCATAGCTATAGCCACCGCCATGTCCACCATGACCGCCGGCGCTATAACCACCACCGGATTCCTTGATAATTGCATAGGTATCTACTTGAGCACCACCGCCGCCATGTCCACCTGCACTATACCCGCCACCGTAGCCGCCGCTACCACCACCTCCGTGTCCATGACCACCAGCGTCTGAGATGATAAGTGTATGTGATTCAGCGCCACCACCATGACCACCGCCGTGACCACCACCATGACCGCCACCATGACCGCCACCATGACCGCCACCATAgctgccaccatgaccactacCACCACCACCGTGTCCGCCAGCATCTGAGATAATAAGTGTATGGGTTTCAGCGCTGCCGCCATGCCCACCTGCACTATAGCCTCCACCGTGGCCGCCACCTCCGCCACCACCATGGTCATGACCGCCAGCATCTAAAATAATGGTCTCATGATGACCACCACCTCCACCGCCGAATCCGCCGCCATGTCCGTGATCGTGACCGCCACCGTGTCCGCTACTTATAAAACCACCGCCCAACAGACCGCCAGTCAATGGTCCAATGATATCGCCCCCACCATGTCCATGACCACCACCGCCGTATCCGCCGCCGCCATGACCGCCACCATGACCGCCTCCATGTCCGCCACCATGCCCGCCCCCATCAATAATCACGGTCTCATGACCACCAAAGCCGCCACCACCATGTCCACCGCCATGACCATGATCCTCTGCCAGATGGATGCGAATGTGCACGTGTTCCTTGCCAAATGTGGGTTTGCTATGTACAACACCACCGGCGCACAGCAGAACGCTCAACTGTAATAGTTTGTTAAAAAAGGAAGAAGTAAACAAATTAGTAACGTATCCACAAATGTAACTGTATTCCACAAATAGCACAAAACACTAATATCGAATACGCACTATGAACCACTTGGCCATTTCGTCTGCTGAAAAAATCCAAATCACGCTTTCTTGTAACTACGCCAGGAGCTGCAGACCGTCTGTGTGTCTCGTTTCCGGTCTGTGAAATTGTTGAATGTTAAACTGCAAATGATACGCTAACTGACACAGTGCAGCGTTTTATACACCACATTCGGTTATTATGTAAGTCTGGCAGCCAGCAGCCAACAACCAATATTCAGCTCATTCGCTCCGTCAACACGCGCGCGACAGCAAGCCAGTCCAGAGACCAAGCTAACGCTAGCAAGCATTCAAACCAGCATTAACTGAAAATACAAAACCAACAAATCGTGGAGAGGCGCACTAATGCGACCAAAAATCGTGCACAAACACCCAACAAAAATATGGCATAATATAAACGAACGACGACGAACCAACGCCGCCGCTGGAGCAGCATAAAATCTTCCCTAGACCGACCAAGCCGTCGCAGCAGCCGGGGCCTAGCTACCAGCTGATGGTCCCTACTAGTTGCTAGTTGGTAGTTTACAGGTACTTTTTGCTTGCCAGCTGCTGTAGCTACAGCATGTTGCAAGGCTTACACGTAATCGCTTTGGCGCGGTGACCTTTGCGCACGTCGCAGCGCGCTTTATTGCTCTCTCCTTTGGCGCGCTTCGCATAGCATAGTTGCCTGCCACACAGCAGCGTCAGTTTGGCAGGCCAGCACTTCCGTGCCGCACCTGAAAGACAGTTTGAGCGTGCAAACattgtcaaaaaatatataggaaATGCAGAGGAAACGCCAGTGTAAGCTTAAGGCCAACCTCAAAGCcggtgcatacatatgtacaagtacatatatgcattaggTTTGTGAGTACATGCGGGCACAAAGCACATTTGCCATTTAAGGGAATAGTAAATATTTGCTCAATATTGGCCGCTCAAGGGGCGGCAATTTtctgtcaaattaaaaattttcgtttgttaTTTCTTTGCTTTAGCAGTGTAGTGAAAGAGCGGCGGAAGCGTTTCCTCATTTACATACATTACAAAGCATAATCTTAAACATGTAATCATGagctgcaacaaaaacaaccataAGTAAAACTTGATAGTCAACAAGACGACTTGGGAATAGCCTCATAAAGAGTCTGCATAAGCTTTACATTAATGTTTGCTAACGGAAAGAtaacaaaaagttataaaactaCAACCTTtcaaaataaaccgaaataacTAAATGacattgcaacaacaataatataccTTTCAAAAGCCGATATACCACATACCAATCACGAATCAACTTGATC
The sequence above is drawn from the Bactrocera oleae isolate idBacOlea1 chromosome 5, idBacOlea1, whole genome shotgun sequence genome and encodes:
- the LOC106617477 gene encoding uncharacterized protein, whose amino-acid sequence is MAKWFILSVLLCAGGVVHSKPTFGKEHVHIRIHLAEDHGHGGGHGGGGFGGHETVIIDGGGHGGGHGGGHGGGHGGGGYGGGGHGHGGGDIIGPLTGGLLGGGFISSGHGGGHDHGHGGGFGGGGGGHHETIILDAGGHDHGGGGGGGHGGGYSAGGHGGSAETHTLIISDAGGHGGGGSGHGGSYGGGHGGGHGGGHGGGHGGGHGGGAESHTLIISDAGGHGHGGGGSGGYGGGYSAGGHGGGGAQVDTYAIIKESGGGYSAGGHGGHGGGYSYGGDHGGSSGGDSHLAKIAAIATSSGSHSSGGGGYGGGGYGDSSGGDAHLAKIAAIAASSGSHSSGGGGYGGGGYGGSGGGHDDAHIAAAAAAASSSSHGSSGGYSSGGGYSSGGDSHSIANIAAVAAASDSHSGGGGGYGGGGYDGGSSYSSGGGYGGSSGGGHLDTAVIAAAAGSHGDASGGSGGGGGYNYAPASGGGGWQSSGSGGWAASGSGGGSGWYKRK